In Halobaculum sp. XH14, a single genomic region encodes these proteins:
- the gcvPA gene encoding aminomethyl-transferring glycine dehydrogenase subunit GcvPA, with the protein MSGRSAGSPFAPHTLETTAEMLAAVGADDEADLFDIPESVAFDGEFGIPARSEREVVGDLRDTFARNDDLTEFLGRGHYGHYVPALVDDLSARSEFLTSYTQYQPEITQGFLQALFEYQSMLVELTGLPVANCSMYDAATGLAEAALLADRVRSASGDTVLVPEALRDGKRSTLDNYVDGSDLSVETYPSDDGTVDLEALRERVGGDVCFVYAENPTVTGAIEPELAAVGDVADEHDALFCVGSDVVALGLLREPASVGADVVVGEAGALGLPTAYGMGLGLFACREEYLRQVPGRLVGASEDAADHRAYTLTLQTREQHIRKERATSNICTNQAWVALRAAMHLATLGASGLADLAEDCVRAARDLAADLDEVDGVTAPLHDRHHFREFAVGVDDAHGVAAGLQERGYAVHVLDGDTLQVCVTDLTAGETDGLVAAFTEVAN; encoded by the coding sequence ATGAGCGGACGGTCGGCGGGCTCGCCGTTCGCCCCGCACACGCTCGAGACGACCGCCGAGATGCTCGCGGCGGTCGGCGCCGACGACGAGGCCGACCTGTTCGACATCCCCGAGTCGGTCGCGTTCGACGGGGAGTTCGGGATCCCGGCACGGAGCGAGCGCGAGGTCGTCGGCGACCTCCGGGACACGTTCGCCCGCAACGACGACCTGACGGAGTTCCTCGGCCGCGGCCATTACGGCCACTACGTCCCCGCGCTCGTGGACGACCTCTCCGCCCGCTCGGAGTTCCTCACGAGCTACACGCAGTACCAGCCCGAGATCACCCAGGGGTTCCTCCAGGCGCTGTTCGAGTACCAGTCGATGCTCGTCGAGTTGACGGGGCTCCCGGTCGCCAACTGCTCGATGTACGACGCGGCGACGGGGCTGGCCGAGGCCGCGCTGCTCGCCGACCGCGTGCGCTCCGCGAGCGGCGACACGGTCCTGGTGCCCGAGGCGCTCCGGGACGGGAAGCGCTCCACGCTCGACAACTACGTCGACGGCTCCGACCTCTCGGTGGAGACGTACCCCTCCGACGACGGGACGGTCGACCTCGAGGCGCTCCGCGAGCGCGTCGGCGGGGACGTCTGTTTCGTCTACGCCGAGAACCCGACCGTCACGGGCGCCATCGAACCGGAACTCGCCGCGGTCGGCGACGTCGCCGACGAGCACGACGCCCTGTTCTGTGTCGGCAGCGACGTCGTCGCGCTCGGCCTGCTACGGGAACCGGCGTCGGTCGGCGCCGACGTCGTCGTCGGCGAGGCCGGCGCGCTCGGACTCCCGACCGCCTACGGGATGGGGCTCGGCCTGTTCGCCTGCCGCGAGGAGTACCTCCGGCAGGTGCCGGGCAGGCTCGTCGGCGCGAGCGAGGACGCCGCGGACCACCGGGCCTACACGCTGACGCTCCAGACGCGCGAGCAGCACATCCGCAAGGAGCGCGCCACCTCGAACATCTGCACGAACCAGGCGTGGGTGGCGCTCCGGGCCGCGATGCACCTCGCGACCCTCGGGGCGTCCGGCCTCGCCGACCTCGCGGAGGACTGCGTCCGAGCGGCCCGCGACCTCGCGGCCGACCTGGACGAGGTCGACGGCGTGACCGCGCCGCTCCACGACCGCCACCACTTCCGCGAGTTCGCCGTCGGCGTCGACGACGCGCACGGCGTCGCCGCGGGCCTCCAGGAACGCGGCTACGCGGTCCACGTCCTCGACGGAGACACGCTGCAGGTCTGTGTCACGGACCTCACCGCCGGGGAGACGGACGGACTGGTCGCGGCGTTCACGGAGGTGGCGAACTGA
- the gcvPB gene encoding aminomethyl-transferring glycine dehydrogenase subunit GcvPB — protein MNYDQARYGDDERYEPLLSEKDGKAVDPGEDSALPDELTRDSLELPELSEPELARHYTRLSQMNWSVEAGPYPLGSCTMKYNPSFTDVVAADPNAAVHPDRDPETVQGTLKLLYGLQEYLAEVGGMDAVTLQPPAGAAGEFAGITVAKAYHEANGNDRSEIIVPASAHGTNFATAAMAGYDVVELPSGEDGRVDLEALEAAVSGDTAALMLTNPNTVGLFERDIEEIAGIVHDAGGLLYYDGANLNALLGRARPGDMGFDIMHYNVHKTFATPHGGGGPGAGPVGVVDDLAEFLPRPQVREVGSDSDGSDVDGGAGDDAAGYELFDPERSVGKVHGFGGNWLVLIRAYAYIHRLGDEGLLDASAKAVLNANYLAERVEFDVPYGPFHHEFAATSGDRDAADVAKRMLDYGVHPPTTKWPEMVPEAMLTEPTEAESKASLDDLAAAFNAAAADPVEDLEAAPSKTTARRIDQTSAARNPRLSWHALAGSDDDS, from the coding sequence ATGAACTACGATCAGGCGCGGTACGGCGACGACGAGCGGTACGAACCGCTGCTCTCGGAGAAGGACGGGAAGGCGGTCGACCCGGGCGAGGACTCGGCGCTCCCGGACGAGTTGACCCGCGACTCGCTCGAACTCCCCGAGCTCTCGGAGCCGGAACTCGCCCGGCACTACACCCGGCTCTCACAGATGAACTGGAGCGTCGAGGCCGGGCCGTACCCGCTCGGCTCGTGCACGATGAAGTACAACCCGTCGTTCACGGACGTCGTCGCAGCCGACCCGAACGCCGCGGTCCACCCGGACCGGGACCCGGAGACGGTTCAGGGGACCCTGAAACTGCTCTACGGGTTACAGGAGTACCTCGCGGAGGTCGGCGGGATGGACGCCGTGACGCTCCAGCCGCCGGCGGGCGCCGCGGGCGAGTTCGCCGGCATCACCGTCGCCAAGGCGTACCACGAGGCGAACGGCAACGACCGGAGCGAGATAATCGTCCCCGCGTCGGCCCACGGCACCAACTTCGCCACGGCGGCGATGGCCGGCTACGACGTGGTCGAACTCCCGTCGGGCGAGGACGGCCGGGTCGACCTGGAGGCGCTGGAGGCGGCCGTCTCCGGGGACACCGCGGCGCTGATGCTCACGAACCCGAACACGGTCGGGCTGTTCGAGCGCGACATCGAGGAGATCGCGGGGATCGTCCACGACGCGGGCGGCCTGCTCTACTACGACGGCGCGAACCTGAACGCGCTGCTCGGCCGCGCCCGCCCCGGCGACATGGGCTTCGACATCATGCACTACAACGTCCACAAGACGTTCGCGACGCCTCACGGCGGCGGCGGACCGGGCGCCGGCCCGGTCGGCGTCGTCGACGACCTCGCCGAGTTCCTCCCCCGACCGCAGGTTCGTGAGGTCGGGAGCGACTCGGACGGGAGCGACGTGGACGGGGGAGCCGGCGACGACGCCGCCGGCTACGAACTGTTCGACCCCGAGCGGTCGGTCGGCAAGGTTCACGGCTTCGGCGGCAACTGGCTGGTGCTGATCAGGGCGTACGCCTACATCCACCGGCTGGGTGACGAGGGCCTGCTCGACGCCTCCGCGAAGGCGGTGCTGAACGCGAACTACCTCGCCGAGCGGGTCGAGTTCGACGTGCCCTACGGCCCGTTCCACCACGAGTTCGCCGCGACCTCGGGCGACCGGGACGCGGCCGACGTCGCGAAGCGCATGCTCGATTACGGCGTCCACCCGCCGACGACGAAGTGGCCCGAGATGGTCCCGGAGGCGATGCTCACCGAGCCGACCGAGGCCGAGAGCAAGGCCTCGCTGGACGACCTCGCGGCCGCGTTCAACGCCGCCGCGGCCGACCCGGTCGAGGACCTCGAAGCCGCGCCCTCGAAGACGACTGCCCGCCGCATCGACCAGACGAGCGCGGCGCGGAACCCGCGGCTCTCCTGGCACGCGCTGGCCGGGTCGGACGACGACTCGTAG
- the aceA gene encoding isocitrate lyase, which produces MNPTELDTDPYIRDVDNPKGRQLRDMLDEQEFVFAPGLYHALDARLAEMAGLDAAYMSGYSTVLGQFGFPDLEMVTMTEMVENAKRIVEATSLPVIADCDTGYGGTHNVRRAVREYEKAGVAAVHIEDQTTPKRCGHIAGKQIVSREQARSRFEAAVDAKQSEDTVVIARTDAYGSANGDWEEHLERGRIYADAGVDMVWPEMPDPSREDAVEYAETIHETHPDLSLAFNYSSSFAWSEEEDPLTFAELGDLGYEYIFITLFGLHSGAHSVYEDFSKLAEADEEGQFDLEERYLGHETESHHELSFVDRFQDIETRFDPEAEERIASSEGFSEDQSDPISSETDD; this is translated from the coding sequence ATGAACCCGACCGAACTCGACACCGACCCGTACATCCGCGACGTCGACAACCCGAAGGGCCGACAGCTGCGCGACATGCTCGACGAGCAGGAGTTCGTCTTCGCGCCCGGCCTGTATCACGCGCTGGACGCCCGCCTCGCCGAGATGGCGGGGCTCGACGCCGCCTACATGAGCGGCTACTCGACCGTGCTCGGCCAGTTCGGCTTCCCCGACCTGGAGATGGTGACGATGACCGAGATGGTCGAGAACGCGAAGCGCATCGTCGAGGCGACGTCGCTCCCGGTGATCGCCGACTGTGACACCGGCTACGGCGGCACCCACAACGTCCGCCGCGCCGTCCGCGAGTACGAGAAGGCCGGCGTCGCCGCCGTCCACATCGAGGACCAGACGACGCCCAAGCGCTGCGGGCACATCGCGGGCAAGCAGATCGTCTCCCGCGAGCAGGCCCGCTCCCGCTTCGAGGCGGCCGTCGACGCCAAGCAGAGCGAGGACACGGTCGTCATCGCCCGCACGGACGCCTACGGCTCCGCCAACGGCGACTGGGAGGAACACCTCGAACGCGGCCGCATCTACGCCGACGCCGGCGTCGACATGGTCTGGCCCGAGATGCCCGACCCCTCGCGCGAGGACGCCGTCGAGTACGCCGAGACGATCCACGAGACCCACCCCGACCTCTCGCTCGCGTTCAACTACTCCTCGTCGTTCGCGTGGAGCGAGGAGGAGGACCCGCTCACGTTCGCGGAACTGGGCGACCTGGGCTACGAGTACATCTTCATCACGCTGTTCGGCCTCCACTCTGGCGCACACAGCGTCTACGAGGACTTCTCGAAGCTGGCCGAGGCCGACGAGGAGGGCCAGTTCGATCTGGAGGAACGCTACCTCGGCCACGAGACCGAGAGCCACCACGAACTCTCGTTCGTCGACCGCTTCCAGGACATCGAGACGCGGTTCGACCCCGAGGCCGAGGAGCGCATCGCCTCCTCGGAGGGGTTCAGCGAGGACCAGTCGGACCCCATCTCCTCGGAGACCGACGACTGA
- a CDS encoding bacterio-opsin activator domain-containing protein — protein sequence MSILAEFTVPADEFVLADTLTAAPGMRIEIKRVVGGEASVTPYFWAADGDFGRFEDALRDDEMVREVLTLEEHDDPDEGLQREERFYRVTWATDVPNVIAAVSAARATVLEAVSGDTGRWELRVLFPADEALSEFYDYCLEHGFDVEPTRVYRPENPEERAEYDVTADQQEALEAAYHAGYFAVPRERTLTDVAADLDLSRNALSARLRRGHRNLLANTLIHEE from the coding sequence ATGAGCATCCTCGCCGAGTTCACGGTGCCGGCGGACGAGTTCGTCCTCGCGGACACGCTGACGGCGGCCCCGGGGATGCGGATCGAGATCAAGCGCGTCGTCGGGGGTGAGGCGTCCGTCACGCCGTACTTCTGGGCCGCCGACGGCGACTTCGGCAGGTTCGAGGACGCGCTCCGGGACGACGAGATGGTCCGGGAGGTGCTCACGCTCGAGGAGCACGACGACCCCGACGAGGGGCTCCAGCGGGAGGAGCGGTTCTACCGCGTGACCTGGGCGACGGACGTCCCCAACGTCATCGCCGCCGTCTCGGCCGCCAGGGCCACCGTCCTGGAGGCGGTCAGCGGCGACACCGGTCGCTGGGAGCTCCGCGTCCTCTTCCCGGCCGACGAGGCGCTCTCCGAGTTCTACGACTACTGTCTCGAGCACGGGTTCGACGTCGAGCCGACCCGGGTGTACAGACCGGAGAACCCCGAGGAACGGGCCGAGTACGACGTGACCGCCGACCAGCAGGAGGCGCTGGAGGCGGCCTACCACGCGGGCTACTTCGCCGTCCCGCGCGAGCGGACGCTGACCGACGTCGCGGCGGACCTGGACCTCTCGCGGAACGCCCTGTCGGCCCGCCTGCGCCGCGGCCACCGGAACCTCCTCGCCAACACCCTCATCCACGAGGAGTGA
- a CDS encoding HalOD1 output domain-containing protein: MTASRERGDPTPTSERVVEAVAAEIGTTPDRLDPLYYTVDPESLDRLFPAGVDGSDPNRRLQFTYEGHVVSVPADGPVDVFRPGTAASDGSSVAPDGGTTGTPD; encoded by the coding sequence ATGACCGCCTCACGCGAGCGTGGGGACCCGACGCCGACCAGCGAGCGGGTCGTCGAGGCCGTCGCGGCAGAGATCGGAACGACCCCCGATCGGCTCGACCCGCTGTACTACACCGTCGACCCGGAGAGCCTGGACCGGTTGTTCCCGGCCGGCGTCGACGGGTCCGATCCGAACCGTCGGCTCCAGTTCACCTACGAGGGCCACGTCGTGAGCGTCCCGGCCGACGGGCCGGTCGACGTGTTCCGGCCCGGCACCGCCGCCTCCGACGGCTCCTCGGTCGCC